A section of the Thermotoga caldifontis AZM44c09 genome encodes:
- a CDS encoding glycosyltransferase: MRFLRRKVPARSPLVSLIVPARNEEENIGKIVKALKKQTYENLEIIVVNDNSTDNTREIVQKFEKVKLVDLSNEPPEGWVGKSWACWNGYLNSSGEILIFMDADVEPAPETVESLVATVLEHDGLVSVWPYQRFEKFYEHLTLAFNMIVIGSMGSFSIFKIKPMGAYGPVIAVERKKYESVNGHAAFKDGVLEDIKLGKLFLQNGYAVENYLGGQTIKFRMYPEGLKQLFEGFTKNMALGAGSLGPMFLLVFLWMVGLYSAMGNVFSLNYIFYYPLFVVQIYLVSRKTGDYTFWDALFYPVHFLFFLIVFFVSLYKVIFVKKVEWKGRKIRV, translated from the coding sequence ATGAGGTTTCTGCGAAGAAAGGTTCCCGCAAGAAGCCCTCTTGTTTCATTGATCGTTCCTGCCAGAAACGAAGAAGAGAACATAGGAAAGATCGTGAAGGCTTTGAAGAAGCAGACTTACGAGAATTTGGAGATCATCGTCGTGAACGACAATTCGACGGACAACACGAGAGAGATCGTTCAGAAGTTCGAGAAAGTCAAGCTTGTCGATCTTTCGAACGAACCGCCGGAAGGCTGGGTGGGCAAAAGCTGGGCGTGCTGGAATGGTTATCTGAACAGCTCCGGCGAGATTCTGATCTTCATGGATGCCGACGTGGAGCCAGCCCCGGAAACCGTCGAGAGCTTGGTTGCTACAGTGCTCGAACACGATGGGTTGGTCTCCGTCTGGCCTTATCAGAGGTTTGAAAAGTTCTACGAACACCTCACGCTGGCCTTCAACATGATCGTGATAGGCTCTATGGGTAGCTTTTCCATCTTCAAGATCAAACCCATGGGCGCATATGGACCCGTCATCGCGGTTGAGAGAAAGAAGTACGAATCGGTCAACGGACACGCCGCTTTCAAAGACGGTGTGCTGGAAGACATAAAGCTTGGTAAACTGTTCCTGCAGAACGGCTACGCTGTCGAGAATTACCTCGGAGGACAGACGATCAAGTTCCGAATGTATCCGGAAGGTTTGAAACAGCTCTTCGAAGGCTTCACCAAGAACATGGCGCTCGGTGCTGGTTCGCTTGGACCTATGTTTTTACTGGTCTTTCTCTGGATGGTGGGACTCTATTCGGCGATGGGCAACGTTTTCTCACTGAATTACATCTTTTATTATCCTCTGTTCGTGGTGCAGATCTATCTCGTATCCCGAAAAACGGGTGATTACACCTTCTGGGACGCGCTCTTCTATCCTGTACATTTTTTGTTCTTCCTGATCGTCTTTTTTGTGTCGCTGTACAAGGTGATCTTCGTGAAGAAAGTGGAGTGGAAAGGAAGGAAGATCCGTGTTTGA
- a CDS encoding glycerol-3-phosphate acyltransferase yields MFEALVIVLQFLSGSVMYSHILAKMNNVDLRKVRDGNPGSSNLWRAKGWKWGAIALGLDYFKGTFPLFLFIATGSLTNRYVISLAALAGVVGHAFSPMLRFRGGKAVATTFGAWSVLTKWEAPTILGAVFTFFSLLKRKTTVEEDAFRVFLGLVALLPYAVYRALNQESHILIFYVGNFIVLTFKHWKDWKKFFSTRLNERENL; encoded by the coding sequence GTGTTTGAAGCGCTCGTCATAGTGCTTCAGTTCCTCTCTGGTTCTGTCATGTACTCTCACATCCTTGCGAAGATGAACAACGTGGATTTGAGAAAGGTTAGAGACGGAAATCCAGGTTCTTCAAACCTCTGGCGCGCCAAGGGATGGAAGTGGGGAGCCATCGCCCTCGGACTGGATTACTTCAAGGGCACTTTCCCACTCTTTCTGTTCATCGCCACAGGCTCGTTGACCAACAGGTACGTGATCTCGCTGGCAGCCTTAGCGGGTGTGGTGGGGCACGCGTTCTCACCCATGCTCAGATTCAGAGGCGGTAAGGCCGTGGCAACGACGTTCGGTGCTTGGTCCGTGCTGACCAAGTGGGAAGCACCGACCATTCTGGGTGCCGTGTTCACTTTTTTCAGCCTTCTGAAGCGAAAAACCACGGTCGAGGAAGACGCCTTCAGAGTGTTTCTCGGCCTGGTTGCACTGTTACCTTACGCGGTGTACAGAGCACTGAACCAGGAGAGTCACATCCTCATCTTTTACGTTGGTAATTTCATCGTTTTGACCTTCAAGCACTGGAAGGATTGGAAGAAATTCTTTTCGACTCGTTTGAACGAGCGTGAGAACCTTTGA